One stretch of Armigeres subalbatus isolate Guangzhou_Male chromosome 2, GZ_Asu_2, whole genome shotgun sequence DNA includes these proteins:
- the LOC134214917 gene encoding pleiotropic regulator 1-like, with protein MEEVQRHSVHTLVFRSLKRTHDFFVANQSLLPEIDEKLEKSKYSIKARDSYGLVFDRVANAKNVAIRRSESGRVDTVPDPTQDHMLAITSGSEQEQGTNTQTALLPVVAPGGQNFNSNTVQILPKKAPTIPKPKWHAPWKLCRVISGHLGWVRCVAVEPGNEWFATGAADRVIKIWDLASGKLKLSLTGHVSTVRGLCVSPRHPYLFSCGEDRQVKCWDLEYNKVIRHYHGHLSAVYTMALHPTIDVLVTAGRDSTARVWDMRTKANIHTLGGHTNTVASVVCQAANPQVITGSHDSTVRLWDLAAGKSMCTLTNHKKSVRSIVLHPSLYMFASASPDNIKQWRCPEGNFIQNLNGHNSIVNTMAVNPEGVLVSGGDNGTMFFWDWRTGYNFQRFQAAVQPGSMDSEAGIFAMTFDMSGSRLITTEADKTIKIYKEDDEASEESHPVNWRPEIIKRRKY; from the exons ATGGAAGAGGTTCAGCGGCATTCAGTACACACGCTAGTGTTTCGTTCCTTGAAAAGAACTCACGATTTCTTCGTGGCGAACCAATCGTTGCTGCCGGAGATCGACGAGAAACT agaaaaatcaaaatattctataaaAGCTCGTGATTCGTACGGTCTAGTTTTTGATCGTGTagcaaatgcaaaaaatgtagcCATCCGGCGTAGTGAATCCGGCAGAGTAGACACGGTGCCGGATCCCACTCAGGACCATA TGCTAGCAATCACTTCCGGAAGCGAACAAGAACAGGGAACGAACACGCAGACAGCTCTTTTGCCAGTAGTTGCACCTGgtggtcaaaatttcaattcaaataccGTGCAGATACTTCCCAAGAAAGCGCCAACAATTCCGAAACCGAAATGGCATGCCCCATGGAAATTGTGTCGTGTCATATCCGGTCATTTGGGTTGGGTACGATGCGTTGCTGTGGAGCCGGGAAACGAATGGTTTGCCACCGGAGCTGCCGATCGGGTCATCAAAATATGGGACTTGGCTAGTGGTAAGCTGAAGCTTTCGTTAACGGGTCATGTAAGTACCGTCCGGGGACTTTGCGTGAGTCCTCGTCATCCGTATCTTTTCAGCTGTGGTGAAGATCGCCAGGTAAAATGTTGGGATCTGGAGTACAATAAAGTGATCCGTCATTATCATGGACACCTGTCGGCTGTCTATACAATGGCACTGCATCCGACGATAGATGTGCTGGTAACGGCCGGACGGGACTCAACCGCTCGAGTTTGGGATATGAGAACAAAAGCAAACATCCACACCCTTGGTGGTCATACCAACACGGTGGCTAGTGTGGTCTGCCAGGCGGCCAATCCGCAAGTCATAACAGGAAGTCACGACTCGACTGTGCGTCTGTGGGACCTTGCTGCAGGGAAAAGCATGTGTACCCTGACCAATCACAAGAAGAGTGTTCGTAGCATTGTGCTGCATCCTTCTTTGTACATGTTCGCATCGGCATCGCCGGACAACATTAAACAGTGGCGCTGTCCGGAGGGAAATTTCATCCAGAATCTAAATGGACATAACTCCATCGTGAATACGATGGCGGTCAATCCGGAGGGAGTTTTGGTTTCCGGGGGTGACAACGGAACGATGTTCTTCTGGGATTGGCGCACGGGGTATAACTTCCAGCGGTTCCAGGCAGCTGTCCAGCCGGGATCTATGGATAGCGAGGCGGGAATCTTTGCCATGACTTTTGACATGTCCGGATCTAGACTTATTACGACTGAAGCGGACAAGACTATCAAGATCTACAAGGAGGACGACGAGGCTTCGGAGGAATCGCATCCAGTCAATTGGAGGCCTGAGATCATAAAGCGAAGGAAGTATTAG